Below is a window of Nocardia asteroides DNA.
GCTGGCCGCGGTCGGCTGGCTGCAGACCGCGGGCCTCGGACGGTTCGAGGTGCCCGAGGGCAGGCTGGTCCCGCTGCTCGCCGCGTTGGCGAGCGCGCAACGGTGATCGAAGAAATGTCCTAATTGCCCGTTTAGAATCCTGTGATCCAGGGCACAGGGACTGCTACCGTGAGCATCCAGGGATCGATGCTGTGGAGGTAGCCGAGTGAACGTGACCCATCTGCTCGAAAGCGTGAAGGCACTGGGTGTGCTGCGCAAACGCGGCGTCTCCGATCCGACGCAGCCGCTCGAGACCCTGCGGACGATGAAGGAATCCAAGATCTACGGCCCGCAGGCCACCCTGGTCCGTCACTCCGCCCGCATCGCCCCCGACCAGGTCGCCCTGGCCGACGAACGCGGCGAGCTGACCTACCGGGAACTCGACGAGCAGTCCACCGCGGTGGCCCGCGGGCTGCACGACGCCGGCATCACCGAGGGCACCGTGATCGCGGTGCTGGCGCGCGACCATCGCGGGCTGATCATGTCGATGATCGCGGCGGGCAAGCTGGGCGCGCGGATCGCGCTGATGAACACCGGTTTCGCCAAGCCGCAGTTCGCCGAGGTGTGTCAGCGCGAGAACGTGCGCGCCGTCCTGCACGACAGTGAGTTCATCGGCCTGCTCGACGCGCTGCCGCCGGAGCTGCCGCGCTTCCTCACCTGGGTCGACGAGGGCACCGAACTGCCCGCGGGCGCCACCTCGTTCGACGACCTCATCGCGAGCAACTCCACCGAACCGCTGCCCGCGCCGAGCAAGCCCGGCGGCTTCATCATCCTCACCAGCGGCACCACCGGCCTGCCCAAGGGCGCGCCGCGCACCAAGGTGACCCCGATGGCGACCGCGCAGTTCGTGGACCGGGTGCCCTTCCCCAAGCGCGGCACCATGATGATCGTGTCGCCGATCTTCCACAGCACGGGTCTGGGCACCTGGCTGGTCGGCAGCATCCTGTCGAACAAGATCGTCATGCGCCGCCGCTTCGACGCCGAGGCCACCCTGGCCGCGATCGCCGAGCACAAGGTGGAGATGCTGGTCTGTGTGCCGACCATGCTGCACCGGCTCACCGAACTGCCCGCCGAGGTGCGCGCCAAGTACGACCTGTCCTCGCTGAAGGTCATCCTGTTCGCCGGCTCCGCGCTTTCGCCGGAACTGTGCGTCCGCGCCACCGAGGCGTTCGGTCCGGTGCTCTACAACCTGTACGGGTCCACCGAGGTGGCCATCGCGACCATCGCGACCCCGCCCGAGCTGGCCGAGGCGCCGGGTACCTGCGGGCGCTCCCCGATCACCTGCGAGGTCCGCCTCTACGACGAGAACGACCAGCGGGTCACCGCCCCGGAGACCGCGGGCCGGATCTTCGTGCGCAGCGGCGCGCCCTTCGAGGGCTACACCGACGGCCGCAACAAGCAGATCATCGACGGCTTCATGTCCAGCGGCGACCTGGGCCACTTCACCGCGAGCGGCCTGCTCATGGTCGACGGCCGCGACGACGACATGATCGTCTCCGGCGGCGAGAACGTCTTCCCGCAGGAGGTGGAGAACCTGCTGGTGGAGCGCCCCGACGTGTTCGACGTCGCGGTGGTCGGCGTGGACGACGTGGAGTTCGGCAAGCGCCTGCGCGCGTTCGTCGTGCTCGAGGAGGGCCACACCACCGACGCCGCCGCGATCCAGGCGCACGTCAAGGAGAATCTGGCCAGGTACAAGGTGCCGCGCGAGGTGGTCTTCCTCGACGAACTGCCGCGCAACGCCACCGGCAAGATCCTGCGCCGGGTGCTGGTCGACTATGAGGTTTCACAGTGATCGCGATCTCGGATGCTTGCTATTGTTAGCACCAGCACTGGATCTCGATGACGCGGTCCGGCCCCGCGTGTTCGCCGTGGGATCGGTCTGCCGGAAGGCTGTTCGATGTCTCTGTCTCTGCCCGCGCTGAGTGGGACCGCCCGGCGCGCCGGTGATTTCGCGCTCGGCGTCAAGGTCATGATGGACCGCAAGCTGTTCAATCCGCTGCGCCCCGACCATGCCGCCCGCTCGTTCTTCAACGTCTCGAAGTTCGGCCCGTTCGCCGGTGTGGTCATGCACGCCGCGCAGACGCGGCCGGACGCGGGCGCCATCGTCGACGAGCGGGGTGAACTCACCTTCGGGCAGCTCGACGAGCAGTCCACCGCGCTGGCTCGCGGGCTGCGCGCGAGCGGCATCGCCGAGGGCGACGTCATCGCGGTGCTGGCCCGCGATCATCGCGGCATGGTGCTGAGCCTGCTCGCGGCGGGCAAGCTGGGCGTGCGCGCGGTGCTGATGAACACCGGTTTCGCCAAGCCGCAGTTCGCCGACGTGGCCGCGCGCGAGAAGGTCAAGGCGGTGCTGCACGACAGCGAGTTCGTCGACCTGATGAGCGCCATCCCCGCCGAGATCCCGCGGGTGCTCACCTGGGTGGACGAGGCCCACGGCGTCGACCCGTCGATTCCGACCGTGGAGTCGCTCTCGGCGGGCCGTTCGGTGGCGCCGCTGACCCCGCCGGCCAAGCCGGGCGGCATGGTCATCCTGACCAGCGGCACCACCGGCACCCCCAAGGGCGCCCCGCGCGACAAGGTGAGCCCGTTCGCCTCCGCGCAGTTCGTCGACCGGGTGCCGCTGCCCAACAACGGCACCATGATCATGGCGGCGCCGATCTTCCACGGCACCGGTCTGTCGCAGTTCACCCTCGGCCTGGCGCTGGGCAACCGGGTGATCTTCCAGCAGCGCCGGTTCGATCCGGAGCAGACGCTGGCCAATATCGTGAAGTACCGGGCGGATTCGCTGATCGTGGTGCCCACCATGCTGCAGCGCATCCTCGACCTGGACGACGCGGTACTGGCGAACTACGACCCCAAGACCATCAAGGTCATCTTCGCGGCCGGCTCGGCCATCGCGCCCGACGTGGTGACCCGCACGCTGGACTACTTCGGTGACAGCCTCTACAACCTGTACGGCTCCACCGAGTGCGCGGTGATGACGGTGGCCACCCCCGCCGATCTGCGCAAGGCGCCGACCACCGCGGGCAAGGCGCCGGTCGGCATCCGGATCGTGCTGCTCGACGAGAACCGCAAGCCGATCACCGAGCCGAACGTCACCGGCACCATCTTCGTCGACAACGGTTTCGCCTTCACCGGGTACACCGACGGACGGACCAAGGAGATCGTCGACGGCATGATGTCCTCCGGCGACGTCGGCCATTTCGACGCCGACGGCCTGCTCTACATCGACGGCCGCGACGACGACATGATCGTCTCCGGCGGCGAGAACGTCTTCCCGCTCGAGGTGGAGAACCTCATCGCGGGCCGCCCCGACGTGTTCGAGGCGGCCGTGGTCGGTGTCGACGACCGCGACTACGGCAAGCGGCTGCGCGCGATCGTGGTGCCCGGCCCGGACTCGGCCCGCGATCCCCAGGAGATCAAGGACTTCGTCAAGGAGAACCTGGCCCGGTACAAGGTGCCGCGCGAGGTGATCTTCCTCGACGAGCTGCCCCGCAACGCCACCGGCAAGCTGCTGCGCAAGCCGCTGATCGAGATGAGCGTCGAGGAGGCGTGAGCCGCCCGCCCGCATCGCGGCCGGACGGCCGATACCGGTCGTCTATCATCAGCCGGTGATCATCGAGTTCGAGCAGGCGTCCGCGCCGCCGCGTGCCCTGGGCGCGCGGCTGCGTGGCGCCTGCGCCGGCTCGATGTCGGGCGCGCTCTCGCTGGCCGCCCACGGGCTGGTCTCCGGCGGCGCGTTGCCGGGCAGCACCACGGTGGTCCTGCTGGCCGCGGTCTCGGCGGTGATCGGCGCGGTCGTCGCCGGTATCGGACCGCTGCGCCGGGGCGCGACCGGTCTGGCGGCGGTGCTGCTGGGCGGTCAGCTGCTGGGCCACACGACGATGAGCTGGTCCGGGCACGCCCACCACGGCGACGACTCGCTCGGCCTCGGCATGCTCACCGCGCACGCCGTGGCCGCGGTACTCGCGGCCGCGATCATCCTCGGTACCGAGGCCGCCTACCGGATCGCCTGCGCCGTCGTGGCGCGGGTCCTGCCCCTG
It encodes the following:
- a CDS encoding acyl-CoA synthetase — encoded protein: MNVTHLLESVKALGVLRKRGVSDPTQPLETLRTMKESKIYGPQATLVRHSARIAPDQVALADERGELTYRELDEQSTAVARGLHDAGITEGTVIAVLARDHRGLIMSMIAAGKLGARIALMNTGFAKPQFAEVCQRENVRAVLHDSEFIGLLDALPPELPRFLTWVDEGTELPAGATSFDDLIASNSTEPLPAPSKPGGFIILTSGTTGLPKGAPRTKVTPMATAQFVDRVPFPKRGTMMIVSPIFHSTGLGTWLVGSILSNKIVMRRRFDAEATLAAIAEHKVEMLVCVPTMLHRLTELPAEVRAKYDLSSLKVILFAGSALSPELCVRATEAFGPVLYNLYGSTEVAIATIATPPELAEAPGTCGRSPITCEVRLYDENDQRVTAPETAGRIFVRSGAPFEGYTDGRNKQIIDGFMSSGDLGHFTASGLLMVDGRDDDMIVSGGENVFPQEVENLLVERPDVFDVAVVGVDDVEFGKRLRAFVVLEEGHTTDAAAIQAHVKENLARYKVPREVVFLDELPRNATGKILRRVLVDYEVSQ
- a CDS encoding acyl-CoA synthetase; the protein is MSLSLPALSGTARRAGDFALGVKVMMDRKLFNPLRPDHAARSFFNVSKFGPFAGVVMHAAQTRPDAGAIVDERGELTFGQLDEQSTALARGLRASGIAEGDVIAVLARDHRGMVLSLLAAGKLGVRAVLMNTGFAKPQFADVAAREKVKAVLHDSEFVDLMSAIPAEIPRVLTWVDEAHGVDPSIPTVESLSAGRSVAPLTPPAKPGGMVILTSGTTGTPKGAPRDKVSPFASAQFVDRVPLPNNGTMIMAAPIFHGTGLSQFTLGLALGNRVIFQQRRFDPEQTLANIVKYRADSLIVVPTMLQRILDLDDAVLANYDPKTIKVIFAAGSAIAPDVVTRTLDYFGDSLYNLYGSTECAVMTVATPADLRKAPTTAGKAPVGIRIVLLDENRKPITEPNVTGTIFVDNGFAFTGYTDGRTKEIVDGMMSSGDVGHFDADGLLYIDGRDDDMIVSGGENVFPLEVENLIAGRPDVFEAAVVGVDDRDYGKRLRAIVVPGPDSARDPQEIKDFVKENLARYKVPREVIFLDELPRNATGKLLRKPLIEMSVEEA